The DNA region CCTGCTAACTGCTATTAATTGCTAAGGGTAAAAGGATAAGGAGAAAGAGGGTGGAGTCTAGTACCACACAAGTTGGGTTGTGAACCTTCACTAACTCCCAACAGAATGTCTGGGTAAATGAGTTGCACACatgtacaatggaataaaatctcTTTCTTGAAGAACTATTAATAGGAGTATCATTTTTTGTCCtgggctgagcttttgtgccacagctccacttgcagatttttggtggctaattgaagatgagtctctgggcttggctgggcactggaggctcacaccagtaatcctagctacttaggaggagatgtgaggatcacagttcaaagcctgctggagcagaaaagtccccattagactcttgtctccaataaaacactaaaaaaccagaagtggtgttatggctcaagtattgattttgatattccctttcacttccctagttctaatgccagtatatacagtatccagggtactcagatgagatacagtgatagcgtggggacaaccacaggaaagggctacaagaggatcatcaagaaaaaaaggtatggtttcacatggcatgttgaaagtaattataacagtgatataacactcgtttccattcAAAGACACTTTTAATTCCAATTGAAGTAGACCTACCACCCACCCCCACCTATCACACACTCTGGTGTGCCTTGCAGCAGCTGTCTTGGGATAGCAGAGAGCCTGAAAAAACACACCTAGTGGAAGACATATAGGATGGGGACAGCCCAGGGTTGAGGGCAGAGTATGCATAAACAACTTTATCTAGGCACAATCTTTCTTCAAGACAATAACCCAGTGGAGGGCAGGATTGTCTCACTTCAGGGAAAATAAAGAGGTTAGCATAAGCTAAGAATTAGGCAAAATgttgaaagaatgaaaatgtgcTGTTGTTCTCATTTTGTTCTAGGTGTTTTGGTGTTTGAGGTGCAGCAGAAGGTTGCTCATAGAGATTTGGGGGCAACAGAGTGAATGCACAGAAGGTTTTTCCAGTCTTTTGCCAATTTCCTCTCTTGAGACTCACAGCTATCTTCCTGACTAGCCACCATGAAATTGTAAagacaaacaataaaagacaAGCCAGTGGTCTCTGAGGCAGGCTGGTGGGTAGTCAGGAAGATTGCCTTGTGTGCACTCCCATGATCTATGCCAAGAAGAGGAACAGTCTGGTCATTGAAGGCCTTTCCGGAaagtctcttttgtgtcactCCCACAATTACAAACAGAGATCTGATTATTTCAATTGATTTTACCCAAGGTTGCACTGTATGCAAGGCAAAGAGAACAGGCCTTTTGCACATATTAATTCAAAATACATTCTGTCCTGTCCTTTAAGTCTCTCCTGTCATTTAACCAACCTTACCCAAATGGATTATAATAGGGACATCAGATACTACTACAATTGTTGTTTCTAAACACATATCTGTAACTAgtcaacaaacaaatgaataaattccAGCACATTTGAAATGCTCTCTAAAATTTAATGCGGTTTTTCCAGCCCCCTTAAATACTTTGATGTCACTCCCTTCTAACAGGATTAAATTCTAACAAAACATGTATGTTCTTCCTTGTTGCAACATAATGTGACAAAACATCTTCTGCCTGATTCCTTTGAACTCTGTAGCTATAGCCAGTGGTGATCTTCTTGCACTGCTATTGAGCTATAGGGGCATCTCATGAAGATTCATTTGGTGGGTGCTGGAACTTCTTCAGCTTTACGTGAAGTTCCTGGAGCTTAGAGAAACAAAGAGTAGGAGGCTCTATGAATATAGTTATAAACATAAATCAAAAGACAAACATGAATACTGTTACAGTTTAATAGGCAGCATTTTCAAGGAAAAAGCAGTGTGCTTAAAACAATATGTCTTATGTTCTAAAAGCATAActaggctgggggcatggctcaaacagggaatgcctgcttagcatctgtgaggccctgagttaaaactccagtactcgggtggtgtggctcaagtggtgcactGTTTGCTTACAAgctctagaccttgagttcaattcccagtactataaaaaaaaaagatcatgaacTGAGGTCCTCACATTTTCTagattggtgctttaccacttgagccacagttccacttttggcagttcttctggtggttaattggagataagagttcatggACGTTCCTTCCCAAGTTATCTCTGCATCATGATTCTCagacgtcagcctcctgagcagctagaattacaggcatgagccataggtgcaTGGCTCAAGAAAAAACAATTTATACATGTACAATATGAAACTGGAAAAAACCTTCATATgtgaaatgcattttttttaactcatgctCTTTCTCAGCTTTTGCtagattaaaatgaaatatacttcatatttctttttgttttggtggtactagggttttaaCGCAGGTATTGAGCTATCCAGGTAAGTGGTCTACAACTTGACTGAAACCTCCATCCCGTATGTGAAATATATTAATGTATTAGAATAATTATTGTGGGCTGaggatgtagcacagtggtaagACTACTTGCCTCCCTAtcatgcccaaggccctggactCAATCCTTATTactgtaaaaaacaacaacaacaacaaactaatgTTATTGTTTGATGGTGAGATCATAGAAATTTGGATTAATGGGGTTTTTAATATTCTGTAATACAAATTAAAGTGTTAACTAGAAGGGAGCCTCTAGAACAAGGGGTCAtcagtcatgcctgtaatcctagctacttaggaggctgagatctgatgatcatagttgaaagccagctcagacaggaaagtctgagagattcttatcttcaataatcaccaaaaagccaaaaagtggagttttggctcaagtggtgtagtattagccttgaacaaaaaagctcagggacaatgccccagccctgagtttaagccccaggaccagcactcccctcctcccaaaaGGGGCTATGATCCAGAAGacctcagtttgaggccagcatgggcagaaaagtgcaaGCCCAGCTCAAGCCCAGCTGGAGACATGGAACCAATAGCAGTAGAACATTCTAGGCTTTGAGTTTTTGTGGTTATCAACAAAAAATCGGAGATGAAAAAGGAGGTATCAAAACATTTGAATAAAACTTTGAAATATTATAAGgaaatactttgcaaacctttatgtcaaCAAACTGGAATATATCTGGCAGAAATGGATACGTTCTTAGATAACATCAATATGCCAAAACTGAGCCAAGAGGACACAAACCACTTAAACAAATCCATAATgagtaatgaaattgaaatagcaaTAAAAGACCTctgaacaaagaaaaatccaggtCCTGATGGTTTCAAAGCTAAATTCTCTAAGACTTTTAAAGCAGAACTAACACCAATACTCTTGAAACTGTCCCATGAAATAGAAAGGGAGGGATCACTACCAAATtatttctatgaagccagcattacACTTATCTGATACCAGACAGGGACttaatggaaataaaaagaactatagaccaatattTCTGATGAGCACAGATGTGAACCTTcttaataaaattctggccaaattAATTCAACAACTAAAAACAAGTTATACATTATCATCAAgtgggattcatcccagggatacaagGCTGGTTTAATacatgtaaatcaataaatgtaacaaAATACATCAACAGAACCAAAGATGCAGGGATACCCTTTGACAAGACCCAACTTCCTTTTAGGATGAAAGCTTTAGAGAAGCTCTGAATACATAGAATATTCCTCAACATAATACCGGCTGTTTTTGACAAACCTAGAGCCAACCTCATATTCAATGGTGAAAAACGAAAACTATTTCCtcaaaaatcaggaacaagacaatgataTTACTTTCTCCATTCAATTAAATACAGTAcacagtactggaattcctagccagagcaatgagGCAAGAGAAAAGCatgaaggggatccaaatagtgAAAGAAGTCAAACTgttctatttgcagatgacatactCCTATATCTAAAAGATCCTAGAGACTCCAGTCCCAAGCTTCTAGGGCTGATCAAtggctttggcaaagtagcaagatacaaaattaaCCTACAAAAACTACTGgtatggaagtggcgctgtgactcaagtggtagagtgctagcctagagcacaaagtgGTACAGAGAcagtggccttgagttcaagccctaggactggcaaaaaagaacagTCATAATTGTAAAATTCAAACTCTATGAAAAAGCTATAGTattaaaaaaacagcttggtattggcacaaaaacaggcctgaggatgaatggaatagaactgaagacccagaaatgaaccccaaaacctatggccacttaatctttcataaaataggatggaagaaagacagcctcttcaacaattggtgctgacaaaactggttaaacacctgtaacaaattaagctagatccttatatattaacctgcaccagaatcaattccaaatggatcaaaggcttcaaagtaaaagcagataccttgaaaacattgcaggaaggaataggagaaacactcgggctccttggcacagattgaaactttcttaataaaggctcagaaacaacaaatcaaagaaagtttggacaaatgggatagcatcaaactacagagcttctgaatgaaaaagaacatagcttgcacgATAAATAGAAAGCACTCATATTGGGAGAATATCTtgaccggccatacaacagacaagggcctcatatctaaaatgcacttagaattaaaaaaaataaaacaaatcctcaaagaaacaacttcccacttaataaatgggctaaagacctaaagagagacttctctgaagaggaaatgagaatggctaacaGGTACTTGAAGAAGTGttcaatatcactggccataaaacaaatgcaaatcaaaacagcattgagattccacctcatcccagtaagaatgtccattatcaggaaaactaataacagcagatgctggcagggatataGCCAAAGGGAGCCCTATtacactgtttgtgggagtgtaaacttgttcaaccactctgggaagcagtgtggaggtttctcaaaaggctaaacatagagctcccctatgacccagcaaccccacttttgggcatttacccaaaggatcacaagcaagaccacactaaagctaccagcacaaccatgttcattgcagcacaatttaccatggcaaaaatatggaaccaacccagatgcccctcagtagatgaatggatcaagaaaatgtggtatatatacacaatggaattctatgcctctatcagaaagaatggcattgctccactcataagaaatggaaagacttggaacaatcatactaagcgaagtgagcaagacccaaagaaacatagactctatggtttccctcattggtaataagtagtatatgtctaggatagtcctagcagacgatcacaatagctcaatagctatgtacatataagatgatgctaaacaaagtgaactccaagttatggaaataagtggtttatcattgttgctactttcaacgtactatgtgaaaatatgccttttttttatttttccctatggttttacccatgatgtcactgtaactgattttgttatcctgggttttgtatatacatttttcagaactagggaagggaaggggaacttcaaaatggagagacaaagggtaaaaggtgaaccaatgcaacagcaatacttataagacaatatgctgtaaccaACTGTAcgactgggggaggagggaattgggTAGGAGGGaacgtgggagaaaaatgatggagaagCTAACAAGgttgataagaagtgtactcactgccttatgtatgaaactgtaacccctttgtacatcattttgacaattaaaaaaaaactagtggCTTTTTCCGTATACCAACAATGTATAGATAGAgatggaaatcaggaaaacaagtcCATTTGCAATATCTTAAAAAAtgtaggaataaacttaaccaaggaagtgaaggcCTCCATAATAAAAACTGTTAAACTCTAAAGAAACAAGGAAGTAGAAAGACCTCTCACATTCATGGATTAGTGGAATTAATCATGTGAAAATTGCTATACTGCAAAAggtaatctacaaattcaatgcaatatccatctaaatcccaatgtcattcctcagagacaaagaaaataatccaAAACCCATATGGAATCAACAAAGACCCCAGATAGTCAAAGcaagtctgggcaaaaaaaaaggtgatttTAGAGATACCACAATTCTAGACCTCAGCactatagtaacaaaaaatagcttggtactgaactgagattaaaaacaggcctgaagaccagtggaatagactGGAAGATGTAGAAATAAATCCATATACTTATAGTCATCTGATGTTTGATATGAGAGTCAGAAATACatattggaaaaaaaagacagccaTCAACAAATCATGTAGGGAAAACTGTATATCCATAAGTAGAAAATTGAAATTGGATCCTTGTCTATCTCCTTGCACTAGTAGCGACTCAAAATAGAGCAGAGATCTCAAGTACAGACCTGAAACCTCGAAAGTGCtgcaggaaggagtaggagaaacagaaTTTCTTGGAATAAGCAGGAACTTTCTGAGTAGAGTTAAGCAGGGTTAAGCTAAGTAGGGTTAAGCAAATTGGAGAATTGACAAAtaggattacatcaaactaaagtttctgtacagctaagggCATAAGCTTGCAGGAAAGCGGATGGACCTAAAAACATTATGTGAAGTTAGGCTCAGAGAGATAAacaacacatgttttctctcatttgtggtagctagaactagtttgtaggggctggggatatagcctagtggcaagagtgcctacctcggatacacgaggccctaggttcgattccccagcaccacatatacagaaaatggccagaagcggcgctgtggctcaagtggcagagtgctagccttgagcgggaagaagccagggacagtgctcaggccctgagtccaaggcccaggactggccaaaaaaaaaaaaaaaaagaactagtttgtaaatgtacaagtaaaGACATACGGGATTGTATGCATCTGTACACAAATGTCTTAACCAAAGTATGGTATCTGTAGGGGATAGTTCATAGAGTGTCATTCGGAAGTGTCATACGAGTTCTCTCCTGCTTTTGTGTTGCTGTCAGTGAAGGGGCTTATGTCCTAGGGCCTCACTGGACCTTCTCCCAAGGCTCCTCTAGTCTCACCACTGGGCTATCTTCCCCAATCCCTACTGCCATTGACCATAGGCCAGGTATCTAAGGTGGGAAGAAGCTTCTGCGGACCATACTGAAATTGTTACGAAGGTGGGTCTGACAGACACGCTAGTGATATTGGGAATGGTGTGGAGAAGGGCACTAAATAACCTGGAtccagaatggggggggggggctgagggggaggCTGTCTTACTATACCGGTTTTGGACGGCACGCGGGTCGCTAGGGATGCTGCCTTCTGTCGACTCTGCACCCACGCCTCGGTCTGACGCCTCTCATCTTGCAAGCCGGCCACAGCTTGCTGGGACAGATCAAAATGGAAAAGCCTCTGGCGGAGGTGTTTTTGCTCGAGGAGGGTTTGCTGCAGGTTGTCTCTGGCATTGCGCAAGCGAGAGACCACTTCCTCTCGCTCCTGGCGCAGGAGCTCCAGCTCCGAGGCCAGAGCCCAGGTGCTCTCCTCGCGCTGGTCCACCTGCTCCTGCAGCCGCCGAATGCGGCGCGCCAGCCGCTCGCGCTGCTTCGCCGCCATGCGAACCCCCAGGGCCAGCGCGCTCCAAGCGCAAGCCCTCTTGATGGTGCGAGGGACCTGCGAGTCGGCCACCACCGACTTCAGGCCGTCTTCAATATCATTCCAGGATCGCGAGCGGAAAGTGAGATAGAAGTCTGGCCCACCTCCATTACCGAGAACTTCCTCGTTGATGAACGTGATCACCTCACTATGGCGGAAGCCACTCTTGGGGTCTCCAAAATCGATCGCCATGGCTTGCCACAGCCTTGTTAGACAAGCAGCCAAACAGCTCCCGTTCACCTCCTGGTTAAAGACTGAATAAGCTCACAAGTGACCAGGCCCACAAGACAACCCTTACCATGGCAACGCACTAGCACGTCACAGATGTGGGCTGAATTTGTAACTATTACCCACTTGTAGGCTACATTTGTAAGTTTTGCCTTAAGGCGTGCTGCGATCAAAATTTCCCTGCAGAGTTCCTGCGGCTCCTTTTGCATACACTGCATCAAGAGAAAACTTACCCCTTACACCTTCCAGACCAATTTCAActggtttcattcattcattcattcattctacttcttccaagaccaggactcaaactcagtatctgacgcTTTTCCTCATTGGCTAacgctgtaccacctgagccagaccTCCACCCCCTCATTTTTATATTCTCAAACAAACTACTTTGAGCATCTTCATCCCCACTCTTTCTGCCTCATCACtcgctctttcttcttcttcctccttctgctgGTACCCACCAGGCCCAACACTTTCCTCgttttggtggttttgttttttgggtgggGATGCACGTtagttgtaccaaggggtttTACTATGGTAATTCAGGCCTGCATATGTTCTACTTAGATCAGAATAATCCTCTAttggtttttttccttgttaataGATGCCCTTCATCCTCACTTTTAGTTAGTATAGTACTATAATTACTGGGTAGAgtaataaagaagagaaagaaatagtagGGATTCAAATAGTGAAATCACCCATAGTTGCAAATGGCATGATCTTACACTTAGCACACTGTAaagactcttgtttttttttttttttttggccagtcctgggccttgaactcagggcctgagcactgtccctggcttccttttgctcaaggctagcactctgccacttgagccacagcgccccttctggccgttttctgtatatgtggtgctggggaatcgaacccagggcctcatgtatacgaggcaggctctcttgccactaggccatatccccagccctgtaaagaCTCTtgtaagagctttttttttttttttttggccagtcctgggccttggactcagggcctgagcactgtccctggcttcttcccgctcaaggctagcgctctgccacttgagccacagcgccgcttctggccgttttctgtatatgtggtgctggggaatcgaacctagggcctcgtgtatccgaggcaggcactcttgccactaggctatatccccagcccttgtaagAGCTTTTAAAGGACAACACCTAGTCACATAAAATACATtcacccccccctttttgtttctatgttttatttttattttggtgctgatactggaGATTCATCTCAGAGCCTCTCACTTATgcttatctttttccttttattttcctcaatcataaggcttgaactcagggtttgggtgctgcctctgagctcttttgatcaaggctagcgctctaccactttgagtcacagtgccccttccagttttctggtggttaattagagaggagagtctcatagactttcctgccatggctggctttgaaccatggtcctcagatctcaccttcctgagtagctagtattataaacgtgaaccaccagcacttggtagCTTTTTCCTCTTAAGACTGgctttttatcacttgagccacatcacttctgagtttttgctgcttaattagagataagactctcacttaGTTctctgcctagggtggcttttAACTGTTAACCTTATGTCTCAACAtcttgagtagttatgattataagcatgagccactggaacctggtatccttttttttaggggggggagcaagggatttatttatttacttactttttgtcAGTACTGTTGTTTCAATTCAGCTTCTTCCTCAGCTTTCTTCCTTAGCTGGCATTGTACCATTTGAGTTATTgcttcagcccagctttttgctgctaattttagagatgaaatatcatagtttttatttgtttatttatattattttgcccagactgacttcaaacaatgatcctctggatcttagcctactgagtagataGATATGagtacagtcatgaaccactgtACCCAGGTGGTTGTATGTTGGCAAAGACTATTACAaatatgtatcccaggctgacctggacctCCGTATGTATGCCACACTCACTTTGAACTCAAGCTACgtctacctcagcctccagactgctaggattacaggcctgtgacaTCATATCCAGTGTTcaaataaatttcctttttcttttctttttaattacttttctttctattcttccttccttcccatctaccagtatcagggcttgaactcagcaccttgtaaTCTCAAAGGGCTTGCTAGCTCATGGCTGGTtccttaccatttgagcctcactcCAGACAGTTTTTTTccctgctggttaattagaaatggatTCTTGATGACTTTTCTGTCGGGgattggcttccaaccatgattatCCAATCTCACCTTTCTGAGTTGGCTGgactatagtcatgagccactggcatccagcattTCAGATGAATTTCTAATCAAGAGGCAGATGCATGGGGCAACTCTTTTTGGCTCAGTTCCTTTTTCTATAACTCTCATTTGCTATATCAACCTTCTGTACAGTCAAAAGCTCTGTGCACAACACCTTCCTCATATTAAGCAAATGATCTTGAAGCTCTGATACTCAGGAAAACTCAAATTATTGAGATATGAAGTCCCTCAGCTCCTTTTCTGTCCATGCTCTAAATGCCAATATCTACTATCtgccatttaattaattaattaactaatgaaTTTATTAATACAAGGTCTTtcaatgtagctcaggctggcgtAGACCTTTATAGCCtgaattggccttgaactcttgatcattTTTCCTCAGCCTTGCCAGTGCTAGAATTAGTTACAGAACACTACCCCTGAATCTCCTTGGCAGTGTTAGTACATCTTATTAACCCTATCTTTCCTGCATCTCCTCCATCCCCTATACCCTgagatatttttttctgccatACAAGTTCCCTCCATTCTTAAAATTCCTTTACCCTATGCCTTGTCCTTGTTCATACTatgctttctctcttctcattggAGAACAGTCTAAACTATGTCCACATCACCCCCAAACCTTTAGTGTAAATTACAAAGATTGCCAGCAGTCTCTTCCTCATTAAAAGCCAGTGATATAGTCCTCATATAATATTTCAGTAAGATGTGGTGATGTTGAATATACTGCCCCAGCATTCTATCCTGACATTTTAGTCTgtcttagtttattttattttacttttaaattagtATATATAAATTGTACAGAATAACAGGATTGCATTTTGACATtgccatatacacatataatgccaggcactggtggctcatgcctgtaaccctacctactcatgaggctgagatctgatgattgagattcaaagccagtccaggcaagaatggctgtgagattcttatctccaatcaatcacataaaaaggcagaagtgatactgtaactcaagtggtagagtgcaagccttgagtaaaaggagcttaggggcagcactcagccccagagttcaagg from Perognathus longimembris pacificus isolate PPM17 chromosome 28, ASM2315922v1, whole genome shotgun sequence includes:
- the LOC125344180 gene encoding testis-expressed protein 13D-like, whose amino-acid sequence is MAIDFGDPKSGFRHSEVITFINEEVLGNGGGPDFYLTFRSRSWNDIEDGLKSVVADSQVPRTIKRACAWSALALGVRMAAKQRERLARRIRRLQEQVDQREESTWALASELELLRQEREEVVSRLRNARDNLQQTLLEQKHLRQRLFHFDLSQQAVAGLQDERRQTEAWVQSRQKAASLATRVPSKTGIVRQPPPQPPPPILDPGYLVPFSTPFPISLACLSDPPS